Proteins encoded in a region of the Plasmodium falciparum 3D7 genome assembly, chromosome: 1 genome:
- a CDS encoding P-loop containing nucleoside triphosphate hydrolase, putative, whose translation MDENANYADDLSRFDYILNEEIDKEKNKRDKNKFDIYDEYELLLNKKKKRRNENIHNNNNYNSNININKRGNYGNNENFLLSHFHKGIIDNKFSNNYIFNDYIFLREYVYKNNLLNDDIFFKKEETIIQKRKERKKLLNSNEDINDFIKIYDCNNNYPPMYIQKRKDDKNNNINHDNVNICVETQREEHTSGHNNFLRKNNKDFRKLLEELLIQIKEEDKIISELKRKKEQEKKNEEEKLKEEKLKEEKMKEEKMTDVEEKRKKQTNNYYHHNNNNINLEGKSKYDIIKNKLKESNPNMYNAFSSNMNRGKKNDHNDDNDDNNKNINFVEKYRAKYFSELLTDESINLEVLLWLKKWNDKIRNEKNINTYNDMNPEQVTKDNDFERVLLLGGSSGKGKTTLAYVIANHFKFNIIEINGSDDRNKETLIPFIESVVCINSVTSKPNLCIIDEIDGLSSTHQNIDSIMKFLNKKDKKNKSIIKRPIICICNDIYHKSLKELRKISKVVIVENINIEMLKIRINYICDKENIKINNEAINKLIDICKSDIRSILNTIYFLSIGSRNTITHVQNNNNTTSTFGVSKENEGKHIVGYQNISSTQNNAYTTSINNIYDESSKNKKVVIINMELLNSYLFYKDANNNYIELLNMIYVKNKNKKITKKLLQDCHDFFYINLANEYNYAQSYYYIYDNLLSIPFNDFDFCKLSYCLDFLCFCDNMEYEQKNILNYSLQKTLYYVVYLFIITIHLNTNSHIQYILINNSHSNYFQRKKNQVQKIKDNFVNEQFGVITYKYIYSKHFFSEIINYLFSFFYMNEFFFKNVHLWGKYSYYNDLDLPKYILVPYEYKNINKFKTFCIKLLYIMTLFNISFTNISISATSSNGFSNNSITNNINQNKNINKNIYTNTNQNKNININTYTQSNYNEKYNSYKNLSNDKLYIFDPFVDDILIFADKKIHLFSNFQNGNNKYISPNVITNTFHFKTLTNFLNTQVCESLNELKKWVNNTSIQIHNKKNLTDHMQIIKANKKNNLNNNLNKSSFEVTYCPNFNISLTDMILIAYQNSYTKSFQTYFELEQNNQKNTKPLNKDDQEKQFNVEHNILKTKVLFNKQHTNLTISDLVTQEKQYMKDTINKDIQIYFAGRYVKTKGSYRNIEERCNAVLQPLNFYIYKID comes from the coding sequence ATGGATGAGAATGCAAACTACGCAGACGATTTAAGCAGGTTCGATTATATcttaaatgaagaaattgataaggaaaaaaataaaagagataaaaataaatttgatatatacgacgaatatgaattattattaaataaaaaaaagaaaagacgaaatgaaaatatccacaataataataattataatagtaatattaatattaataaaagagGAAATTATGGAAATAACGAAAATTTCCTACTGAGCCATTTCCATAAAGGTATTatagataataaattttcaaacaattatatttttaatgattatatattcttaagagaatatgtatataaaaataatttattaaatgatgatatattttttaaaaaagaagaaaccattatacaaaaaagaaaagaaagaaagaaattaCTAAATAGTAATGAAGATATTAATgattttatcaaaatatatgattGTAACAACAATTACCCTCCAATGTACATACAAAAAAGGAAAGACGACAAAAACAACAATATAAATCAtgataatgtaaatatatgtgtAGAAACGCAAAGGGAGGAACACACATCAGGACATAATAATTTCctgagaaaaaataataaagattttAGGAAATTATTAGAAGAATTGTTAATACAAATTAAGGAAGAAGATAAAATTATTAGTGAattgaaaaggaaaaaagaacaagaaaaaaaaaatgaagaggaAAAATTGAAAGAGGAAAAATTGAAAgaggaaaaaatgaaagaggAAAAAATGACAGACGTCGaagagaaaagaaaaaaacaaacaaacaattattatcatcataataataacaatataaatctTGAAGGTAAATCCAAATAtgatatcataaaaaataaattaaaagaatccAATCCAAATATGTATAACGCCTTTTCTTCAAATATGAAtagaggaaaaaaaaatgatcataatgatgataatgatgataataataagaatataaattttgtagAGAAATATCGAGctaaatatttttctgaATTATTAACAGACGAATCAATCAATCTTGAAGTCTTATTATGGTTAAAGAAATGGaatgataaaataagaaatgaaaaaaatataaatacatataatgatatGAACCCTGAACAAGTAACAAAAGATAATGATTTTGAAAGGGTTTTGTTATTAGGAGGTTCATcaggaaaaggaaaaacaaCATTAGCATATGTTATTGCCAATCATTtcaaatttaatattatcgaAATAAATGGTAGTGATGATCGAAATAAAGAAACACTCATACCTTTTATCGAATCTGTTGTATGTATTAATTCAGTGACTTCAAAACCAAATTTATGTATCATAGACGAAATAGATGGCTTGTCTAGTACACATCAAAATATTGATAGTATAatgaaatttttaaataaaaaagataaaaaaaataaaagcatTATAAAAAGACCtatcatatgtatatgtaatgatatttatcataaaagTTTAAAGGAATTACGAAAAATTAGTAAAGTAGTTATTGtggaaaatattaatatagaaATGTTAAAAATACGAATCAATTATATTtgtgataaagaaaatattaaaattaataatgaaGCTATAAATAAGTTAATAGATATATGTAAAAGTGATATACGATCAATATtaaatactatatattttttaagcaTAGGTTCAAGAAATACCATTACACatgtacaaaataataataataccacATCTACCTTTGGTGTAtctaaagaaaatgaaggaAAGCATATAGTAGGATATCAAAATATTAGTTCCACTCAAAATAATGCATATACAActagtattaataatatatatgatgaatctagtaaaaacaaaaaagttgttataataaatatggaaCTATTAAATTCttacttattttataaagatgctaataataattatatagaattattaaatatgatatatgtaaagaataagaataaaaaaataacaaagaaattattacaaGATTGtcatgattttttttatattaatttagctaatgaatataattatgcacaatcatattattatatttatgataatttattaagTATACCATTTAATGATTTTGATTTTTGTAAATTATCTTATTGTTTAGATTTCTTATGTTTTTGTGATAATATGgaatatgaacaaaaaaatattctaaaTTATTCTTTACAAAAAACACTATATTatgttgtatatttatttattataaccattcatttaaatacaaattctcatattcaatatatattaattaataatagtCATAGTAATTATTtccaaagaaaaaaaaaccaagtacaaaaaattaaagataaTTTTGTAAATGAACAATTTGGtgttataacatataaatatatatattctaaacATTTCTTTTctgaaattattaattatcttttttcctttttctatatgaatgaatttttttttaaaaatgtacatttatggggaaaatattcatattataatgatttgGATTTACCAAAGTATATATTAGTaccatatgaatataaaaatattaataaatttaaaaccTTTTGTATcaaacttttatatattatgacactatttaatatatcttttacaAACATATCTATATCAGCAACTTCATCAAATGGATTCTCTAATAATAGTATCACAAACAATattaatcaaaataaaaatataaataaaaatatatatacaaatacaaatcaaaataaaaatataaatataaatacatatacacaaTCAAactataatgaaaaatataattcttataaaaatttatcaaatgataagttatatatatttgatccATTCGTAGACGATATTCTAATTTTTGCagataaaaaaattcatctcttttctaattttcaaaatggtaataataaatatatctcaCCTAATGTTATTACAAACACTTTTCATTTCAAAACATTAACGAACTTCCTAAATACTCAAGTATGTGAAAGCTTAAacgaattaaaaaaatgggTTAATAATACATCCATTCAAAttcataacaaaaaaaatctCACGGATCATATGCAAATTATTAAggcaaacaaaaaaaacaatctTAATAATAATCTTAACAAATCATCATTCGAAGTTACATATTGTccaaattttaatatatcattaacgGATATGATCTTAATAGCATATCAAAATTCGTATACGAAATCTTTTCAAACCTATTTTGAACTAGAacaaaataatcaaaaaaatacaaaaccACTAAATAAAGATGATCAAGAAAAACAATTCAACGTTGAACACAATATTCTAAAAACGAAAGTTCTATTTAATAAACAACATACTAATCTAACCATCTCGGATCTAGTTACACAAGAAAAACAATACATGAAAGATACcataaataaagatatacaaatatatttcgCAGGCAGATATGTAAAGACAAAAGGATCTTACAGAAATATTGAAGAACGATGTAATGCAGTCTTACAACCATtaaacttttatatatataaaattgattaa
- a CDS encoding UMP-CMP kinase, putative — protein MNYQKLFLIFFFMFIVKNPYLFVENFYLLKNSKHFPFYINRTNGSYKKEQPFKIESQHYNKITRKFYKFKKNIYTSTSNFSINSYNIWEKQFFSNNKFIMSKDQPFVIFMLGGPGSGKGTQCKLIQEKFDFTHISAGDCLREYLKKCEKNEVNTKHQEIVEDCINNGKIVPVDITLELMKIKMESEIAKRKKQEHNELNDQGESGVEKKKDSFSFKKLDENANIKNINIEEYNNKLKYVNNIYENKEVLEILKNNKCEQKAKYKFIIDGFPRNYDNFNGWINIIGNYAYVHLCLFLYCDEEIMIERCMNRGLTCGRVDDNMDTLKKRFDTHNNDCIPIINLFLNENKCIFINANKNIQDVWSDIQYVFTNM, from the exons ATGAATTACCAAaagttatttttaatatttttttttatgttcataGTAAAAAATCCATATTTGTTTGTCGAAAATTTCtaccttttaaaaaatagcaagcattttcctttttacaTAAATAGAACTAATGGTTCTTATAAAAAGGAACAACCTTTTAAAATTGAAAGCcaacattataataaaataacaagaaaattttataaatttaagaaaaatatatacacatctACATCAAACTTTTCTATAAACAGTTATAATATTTGGgaaaaacaatttttttcaaataataaatttatcatGAGTAAAGATCAACCCTTTGTG ATATTTATGCTAGGGGGTCCAGGTAGTGGAAAGGGAACACAATGTAAATTAATTCAAGAAAAATTCGATTTTACACATATTAGTGCAG gcGATTGTTTGAGGGAGTACttaaaaaaatgtgaaaaaaatgaagttaACACAAAACACCAGGAAATAGTTGAGGATTGTATAAACAACG GTAAAATCGTGCCGGTGGATATAACCCTAGaattgatgaaaataaaaatggaaagCGAAATAgccaaaagaaaaaaacaagaacATAATGAATTAAATGACCAAGGTGAATCAGGAGtagaaaagaagaaagacagtttttcttttaaaaaattggaTGAAAAtgcaaatataaaaaatataaatatagaagaatataataataaattaaaatatgtaaataatatatatgaaaataaagagGTCttggaaatattaaaaaataataagtgtGAACAAAAAGCAaagtataaatttataattgaTGGATTTCCAagaaattatgataattttaaCGGATGGATTAATATAATAGGAAATTATGCATATGTacatttatgtttatttttatattgtgaTGAAGAGATAATGATAGAGAGATGTATGAATAGAGGATTAACTTGTG GAAGAGTAGATGATAATATggatacattaaaaaaacgATTTGATACTCATAATAATGATTGTATTcctataataaatttatttttaaatgaaaacaaatgcatttttattaatgcaaataaaaatattcaagaCGTTTGGAGTGATATTCAGTATGTTTTTACAAATATGTAA
- a CDS encoding eukaryotic translation initiation factor 4E, putative: protein MEGNDKCLNVTLADIEKDTMKNNLSLNSKGNELLNNKKSGYKNNIKKKKKKSIKENNGNEQNKGNGTLTLKNEENDSKVFKTYRNKRNSKNDNMEKHKNDVTKNENDITKNENDEIIKEDKNSNLGKTNGYNIKDIRRKKKDNNKEYIRDHMKKKKDIIMNNKGKKNNSNNNNNDNNDNNDNNNSNNSNNNNNNNNNNSNEYTKRKNTHKKHLNEHYKNESNKKKVNEKKYNNSVYVNNNIKKNHVNKNKNENYLQNVWLFLFDNEVRKENEQCVGKIISLDTFNTIEKFYKNYKYMKSPSAIKEYYNIYLFKHNFRPLFDEYPNGFICTVKNANHFKNDSVDIIWEKMVLLAIGEEFSLIDLCGLQLCIRDNEMFFKIWMKNYSNYLKNILMKKLKDLLGLPHNTSLVIRNLSNVYNNKKNQQGKGKNEKAKKNYNKNNKGAEFVASKKDSLKMHNYPNIVPPPNYLGNYNVYKYNLDMNLFYLYNNQNMPNPYIYIPVNVPNNQYNNIYPDYMYDSNTSYPIDIINNNLLSNDINVPSNFVNNKMNGSIIVDKKSKIDYGLKNEDYKKKSMNSLNSNDIYEDSKSTTCIKSVYTDDEYEYNNSSNNNNNSNYFNTRKI, encoded by the exons atggaaGGAAATGATAAGTGTTTAAATGTCACCTTGGCTGACATAGAAAAAGAtacaatgaaaaataatttaagcCTAAATAGTAAAGGTAATGaacttttaaataataagaaaagtggttataaaaataatataaagaaaaaaaagaaaaaaagtataaaggaaaataatgggaatgaacaaaataaaggTAATGGTACTCTTACCCTAaagaatgaagaaaatgatagtAAGGTATTCAAAACATacagaaataaaagaaatagtaaaaatgataatatggaaaaacataaaaatgatgtaacaaaaaatgaaaatgatataacaaaaaatgaaaatgatgagataataaaagaagataaaaatagCAATTTAGGAAAAACCAAtggatataatataaaagatataagaagaaaaaaaaaagacaataataaagaatacaTAAGAGaccatatgaaaaaaaaaaaagatataataatgaataataaaggaaaaaaaaataatagtaataataataataatgacaataatgataataatgataataataatagtaataatagcaataataataataataataataataataatagtaatgaatatacaaaaagaaagaatacacataaaaaacATTTAAATGAACACTATAAAAATGAGAGTAATAAGAAAAAGgttaatgaaaagaaatacaATAATAGTGtgtatgttaataataatataaagaaaaatcatgtaaacaaaaataaa aatgaaaattatttacaaaatgtGTGGTTATTTTTATTCGATAATGAAGttagaaaagaaaatgaacaaTGTGTtggaaaaattatatcaCTGGATACTTTCAATACCATAGAAAAATTTTACAa gaactataaatatatgaaatcgCCTTCAGCCATTAAGGAATACTACAACATTTATCTTTTTAAACATAATTTTAGACCCCTCTTTGAC GAATATCCAAATGGTTTTATTTGTACCGTTAAAAATGCCaatcattttaaaaatgacaGCGTTGATATAATATGGGAAAAAATg GTTCTTTTGGCTATAGGAGAAGAATTTAGCTTAATCGACTTATGTGGTTTACAATTATGCATAAGAGATAATGAaatgttttttaaaatatggatgaaaaattattcaaattatctaaaaaatatattgat gaaaaaattaaaggacCTCCTAGGTTTGCCCCACAACACATCTCTAGTTATAAGAAACTTATCC AATGTATacaataacaaaaaaaatcaacaaggaaagggaaaaaatgaaaaggctaaaaagaattacaataaaaataataagggCGCAGAATTTGTAGCTAGTAAAAAGGATTCTTTAAAAATGCATAATTATCCAAACATAGTACCACCACCAAATTATTtag gaaaTTACAATGTTTACAAATACAACCTAGATAtgaatttgttttatttatataataatcaaaatatgcCTAACCCGTATATATACATTCCTGTCAATGTACCCAATaatcaatataataatatttatccaGATTATATGTACGACAGTAATACGAGCTATCCTAtagatataattaataataatttattaagtaATGATATTAATGTACCAAGcaattttgtaaataataaaatgaatggaTCGATAATAGtagataaaaaaagtaaaattgATTATGGATTAAAGAATGaggattataaaaaaaaatctatgAATTCCTTAAATTcgaatgatatatatgaagataGTAAAAGTACTACATGTATTAAATCCGTATATACCGATGatgaatatgaatataataatagtagtaataataataataatagtaattattttaataccagaaaaatataa